CTGCAGACGGCGCCGCAGACCTGCGGCCTGTCGACGGTGCATGCGCGCGCGCAGCAGTTTGCCGGCCGGGTGGTGGGGCGCCTGTTCACGGCCGGGATGCAGTACTGGCAGCTCGGCGAGTCGCACTACTGGGGCCATAACGCGATCATCCGCGTCGCGCCCTTCATGGAGCACTGCGCGCTGGCGCCGATCGCCGGCACCGGGGGCTTGAGCGGCGAGATCCTGTCTCACGATTTCGTCGAGGCGGCGTTGATGCGGCGTGCCGGATACCACGTCTGGCTCGTCCACGACCTGCAGGGCAGCTACGAACAACAGCCGCCCAACCTCATCGAAGAACTGCGCCGCGACCGCCGCTGGTGCCAGGGCAACCTGCAGAACGTGCGGCTGATCGCCGAACCCGGCCTGCATGGCGTCCATCGCGCGATGTTGTTCACGGGCGCCTTCGCCTATCTCTCCGCGCCGCTGTGGCTGGCGTTCGTGCTGATCGGCCCGGGGCTGCGCACGCTGGCGGAGCTTCCTGCCGCACGGATGCATGATCTGGCGACGCTGGCGGCGCTGTGGGGCATGACCCTGGCGATGCTGATCCTGCCCCGGCTGCTGGGCGCCGCGGCGATCATCCTGCGCGGCGAACAGCATCTCTATGGCGGATCGAGCGCGCTGCTGCAGAGCACGCTCATCGAGATGGGGATTTCGATGGTCCAGGCGCCGGTGCGCATGATCGCCCACAGCGTGTTCGTCTTCGTCGCGCTGACCGGCCTGCGCCTGACCTGGAAGTCGCCGCCCCGGGAAGCCAACGACGTCGGCTGGGGAGAAGCCGCGAACCACTTTGGCTGGATCGGCGGCGTCGCCGCTGCCGTCACGGGGGGGATCCTGGCGTTCTTCCCGAACAGCATGCTGTGGCTGGTGCCCACCAGCGTTCCGCTGATGATCGCCGTGCCCCTCGTGGTGATGACGAGCCGCTCGCACCTGGGACAGCAGCTGCGCGCCAAGCGCCTGCTGGTGACGCCGGAAGAGCATTCGGTGCCTCCCGTGCTGAATCTGGCCTGGGAGCACGCGGCGAGAACGCGCGCCTGAGCTTCCTTCGTCGGCGGAAATCGCGGTCCGATTATCTCTCTTTATAAATCGATTCGTTGCTGAATGGCCATGTTCGCGATTTCTGACCAACCGAGAAAAACTGGCCGGACGTCAGCCGAAAAGCTCGCTGTGCGAGCCGCGCCGCGCCGCGCCAGCCGGAGAGCGTCTGAGTCGGACTTCCGGTAGATCAGCAGGAGGTCGGGCTTGATGTGACACTCCCGGTAGCCCGCCCAGTCACCGGAAAGATCGTGATCGCGATGGCACGAAGCGTCGGCACGCGCGGGCGCACGCTCGGAACTCACTCAGCGAGATTCAAACGGAACAATGGGCGACTCCTCGTGGCCGTGACCGAAATCCGACGTGCGTCTGGTACGGGAATGCGCTAGCGACCCGGACCAGACCGTCGCCATGGGAGGCGCGCCAACCCCCTCTCCCGCGACGGCGGGAGAGGGCGGGGGTGAGGGCGGCTGCCATTGCTGCGGTCGACGGTAGCGCCACATACCATCCGGCAACACAAACTTCGCGCTGCTCTCCGACTCAGTTCCCCATTCCGTATGGAAGCACCCCGCCGAACGCCTTCATGGATGAAGGCACGTTCGCTGCGCGCGAAATCCACCGACGCCGAACGGCGTCTCTGGCAAGAACTGCGTTCGCGTCGCCTCATGGGATGGAGGTTCCGTCGACAGCAACCGATCGGTCCCTATATCGTCGATTTCGTCTGCATGGAACAACACCTCATCGTCGAGGTGGACGGCTCACAACATCAGGAAGCATGCCGCTACGACGCTTCGCGGGATGCATTCCTTGGCAAGCGCGGCTTCGTGGTGATGCGATTCTGGGACAACGAGGTTTTGACGCAGACCGTGGCAGTGCTCGAGCAAATTCGCACGACATCGCTCTTGCGACGACCCTCACCCCCGCCCTCTCCCGCCGTCGCGGGAGAGGGGGTTTCGTGACTTCGAGCAGCCGCTCCTCGTCGATAGAAGGCTTTCTTTCCCGGAATTCGATGCCGGAAAGCGGCGATTCCGCGAACGGAACGGAGAAAGTCGCCGCGG
This genomic window from Burkholderiales bacterium GJ-E10 contains:
- a CDS encoding glucosyltransferase MdoH, producing the protein MPARPWRGFVASLRAAARAVWQGQPQASQARPIRAGQAWERAARERRRVLLASVAVSTGIATDLFSQVLPASSDGAMHALQATLFAVLFAWVSAGFFTAVMGFVVLLRGDRHAMSASSLEGARAVGPIDPRARTAIIMPICNEDVRTVFAGLRATWESVRAGGTPEIFDLFVLSDTSDPAIRDAEVAAWRMLRDEMGPGARIHYRWRQRRTKRKAGNVADFCRRWGRDYRYMVVLDADSVMTGDVLTKLVRLMEANPRAGILQTAPQTCGLSTVHARAQQFAGRVVGRLFTAGMQYWQLGESHYWGHNAIIRVAPFMEHCALAPIAGTGGLSGEILSHDFVEAALMRRAGYHVWLVHDLQGSYEQQPPNLIEELRRDRRWCQGNLQNVRLIAEPGLHGVHRAMLFTGAFAYLSAPLWLAFVLIGPGLRTLAELPAARMHDLATLAALWGMTLAMLILPRLLGAAAIILRGEQHLYGGSSALLQSTLIEMGISMVQAPVRMIAHSVFVFVALTGLRLTWKSPPREANDVGWGEAANHFGWIGGVAAAVTGGILAFFPNSMLWLVPTSVPLMIAVPLVVMTSRSHLGQQLRAKRLLVTPEEHSVPPVLNLAWEHAARTRA
- a CDS encoding multidrug efflux protein, coding for MKARSLRAKSTDAERRLWQELRSRRLMGWRFRRQQPIGPYIVDFVCMEQHLIVEVDGSQHQEACRYDASRDAFLGKRGFVVMRFWDNEVLTQTVAVLEQIRTTSLLRRPSPPPSPAVAGEGVS